The Candidatus Eisenbacteria bacterium genomic interval GTCCGCTCCCGGCGCGAGCACCACCTTGGCGCCATCGCGCAGCAGGTCGAGCGTCTGGCGGTTCGCGGTCAGCCTGTCCGGCTGCGACATCGTCTTGCGCAAGGCCGCGACCGCGAACCTGGCCTGCGCCTCGGTCGTCACGCCTGAGTTGATGCGCAGGATCGCCGCGACGAGCAGCTTCTCCACCAGCGGGTCATCCAGCGGCCGATCGAAGGCCGCCATCGCAGTCTCATCGCGATACGTCCAGCCGAGGCCTCCGGCCGCGTACTCCGGCGGCTTCGGTTCGCCACACAGCCAACGGAGGATCGGCTGCTCCACGTAGCGGTACTCGCTCATGACGCAGCGACCTTCGCGGGGTTCGTCACGCGCACGCGGCCGGTGAGGAGGTCGTGCATGAGGGACTTCTTCAAGACCTCCAGCGCTGCTGCCTTTGCTCTGAGCGCGTCGACGTGTGTCCGGCACGCGCTCGCGATCTCCACGAGGTGCGCCTGCTCGTCCTGTGAAGCAGGCACCGGCAATCTCAGGAGCCGAATGCTATTCGAGTTGATGTTGTGGTTGCCCGCAGAGGTTGTAACTCGGCGCAGTAGCTCACGTCGTCCACGCTCGAGCCCAAGAAAGACGTTCACGAAGTCCGGCAGTAGCCCTGCCTTCAGGCGCACGCGAATCAGGTACGAGGCGTAAACCCATGTGCGTGCGTCGGGACGTCGAAACACGACCGATCGCCCAACATAGTGTGGGTTGCCATTCGTGCGTACGAGCAGGAGATCACCGTCGTGCAGACTCAAACGCTCGACATCGCCGGTCGGCAGGTCCACCAACGCCAAGTCGCCCAGTGAGAGCCTATCGGCAACGACGTTTGGGATACGCAGGACCGGGTTCCCCCACGCTCTCTCGCTCGACGCCTTTGATGTTCCATAGCGCACGTCAGCGGTGAACTCTCGAAGTTGAACGTGT includes:
- a CDS encoding restriction endonuclease subunit S, translated to MLPRAPLDPDHLHPAPPRMPRLHHRDDFEPLQPEIRRDKIAPLLVHPSAPSLPGRKEKGTDEPERLRRQLRRCAPRKVERSLIFPDRSKLNEVFLWNVVNDERFWQRYATAQPFIRPSEIRRSWIPLPPPDEQTAIARILDAVDTALERTRAAVERARELERSVLEDTFESLHAQHVQLREFTADVRYGTSKASSERAWGNPVLRIPNVVADRLSLGDLALVDLPTGDVERLSLHDGDLLLVRTNGNPHYVGRSVVFRRPDARTWVYASYLIRVRLKAGLLPDFVNVFLGLERGRRELLRRVTTSAGNHNINSNSIRLLRLPVPASQDEQAHLVEIASACRTHVDALRAKAAALEVLKKSLMHDLLTGRVRVTNPAKVAAS